From the genome of Geobacter sp. SVR, one region includes:
- a CDS encoding DUF4082 domain-containing protein has protein sequence MEVSKLRIFFFSCLIGMTTVTASHARDVTLQWNANTETTVTGYKVYYKADSSAAPLNGTGSSQGASPVNVQKQTSATLSGLDPARTYYFAVTAYDASGTESAYSNIVSVAEATAPSVSITAPANSAVIAGTTSVTLNASDNVGVSKVELYVDGVLNGTDTATPYLFSLNTLQMAVGQHTLLAKAYDAAGNVGQSSSVTVTVATDTTPPTVSITSPAANAVLSGTASVQAAAADNIGVAKVELYLNGTLYATYGSAPYAFSWNTTSVANGVYNLTAKAYDAAGNSTQSTAVSVTVSNTAKDTTAPSVTAFSMPATSTTTNVPITAFTGSDNVGVTGYCITSTNSTTYCDWLTTPNTSFSFSGSGTKTAYGWVRDAAGNVSASKSATVNIGAADTTAPTVTAFSIPASSSSLTVAVSSFTASDNTGVTGYLLTESSTRPAASASGWTTAAPTSYTFGTTGSKTLYAWAKDAAGNVSAGKSATVTVSTVVADTTAPTVTAFSIPASSSSLTVAVSSFTASDNTGVTGYLLTESSTRPAATASGWSAAAPGSYTFGTTGSKTLYAWAKDAAGNVSASRSASTVVSQSTSSSNTSIWNGAMPSLVDAGADSPVELGVKFRSDVKGYITGIRFYKAATNTGTHVANLWNASGKLLASATFKGETASGWQQVNFATPVAIAANTVYVASYHSNTGHYSYDKNYFTGKGVDSPPLHALASGVSGSNGVYAYGSGSNFPKYSYVDTNYWVDVVFKQ, from the coding sequence ATGGAAGTATCCAAGCTGAGGATTTTTTTCTTCTCGTGTCTGATCGGCATGACAACCGTGACCGCCAGCCATGCCCGTGACGTAACCTTGCAGTGGAATGCCAATACGGAAACCACCGTCACCGGCTATAAGGTCTATTACAAGGCCGATTCGTCCGCTGCCCCCCTTAACGGGACCGGAAGCAGCCAGGGGGCCTCGCCGGTGAACGTGCAGAAGCAGACCAGTGCAACCTTGAGCGGCCTCGACCCGGCCCGGACCTATTATTTTGCCGTTACCGCCTATGATGCCTCAGGAACCGAGAGCGCCTATTCCAACATAGTAAGCGTAGCGGAAGCGACGGCGCCTAGCGTGAGCATTACCGCACCGGCAAACAGTGCGGTCATTGCCGGCACAACCAGCGTTACCCTGAATGCCAGCGACAATGTCGGCGTAAGCAAGGTCGAGCTGTATGTGGACGGAGTCCTGAACGGCACGGATACCGCAACGCCCTATCTCTTCAGCCTGAATACGCTGCAGATGGCAGTGGGGCAGCACACCCTCCTCGCCAAAGCCTATGACGCAGCCGGAAATGTCGGTCAGTCGTCGTCGGTGACGGTGACGGTCGCCACCGATACCACCCCCCCAACCGTCTCGATCACATCACCCGCTGCCAATGCGGTACTCTCCGGGACCGCGTCGGTACAGGCCGCGGCAGCCGACAACATCGGCGTTGCCAAGGTGGAGCTTTACCTGAATGGTACCCTGTACGCCACCTACGGTTCGGCCCCCTATGCCTTCAGTTGGAATACCACTTCGGTTGCCAACGGCGTGTACAATCTGACAGCCAAGGCATATGACGCCGCCGGCAATTCGACCCAGTCCACAGCGGTTTCCGTGACAGTCAGCAATACGGCCAAGGATACCACGGCGCCAAGCGTTACCGCCTTTTCAATGCCTGCAACCTCGACAACCACCAACGTACCGATCACGGCCTTCACGGGAAGCGATAACGTCGGCGTGACCGGATACTGCATTACCTCTACCAACTCCACCACCTACTGCGACTGGCTGACCACCCCCAATACCTCGTTCTCCTTCAGCGGTTCCGGTACCAAGACAGCCTATGGCTGGGTCCGGGATGCCGCCGGCAATGTCTCCGCCAGCAAGAGCGCCACGGTGAATATCGGTGCTGCCGACACCACTGCTCCGACCGTAACGGCCTTCAGCATTCCGGCCAGCTCTTCCTCCCTGACGGTGGCGGTCAGCAGCTTTACTGCCAGCGACAACACCGGGGTGACCGGTTATCTGCTCACCGAATCATCCACCCGCCCCGCAGCCTCCGCCAGCGGCTGGACGACCGCAGCCCCGACCTCCTACACCTTCGGCACCACGGGGAGCAAGACCCTCTACGCCTGGGCCAAGGACGCCGCCGGCAACGTTTCCGCCGGCAAAAGCGCAACGGTGACCGTCAGCACGGTTGTTGCCGACACCACCGCTCCGACCGTAACTGCCTTCAGCATTCCGGCCAGCTCTTCCTCCCTGACAGTGGCGGTCAGCAGCTTTACCGCCAGCGATAACACCGGGGTGACCGGTTACCTGCTCACCGAATCATCCACACGTCCCGCAGCCACCGCCAGCGGTTGGTCGGCCGCGGCTCCGGGCTCCTATACCTTCGGCACCACAGGGAGTAAGACCCTCTACGCCTGGGCCAAGGACGCGGCCGGTAACGTGTCGGCCAGCAGAAGCGCTTCCACGGTTGTTAGCCAGTCCACCTCCTCTTCCAATACCTCCATCTGGAACGGAGCGATGCCGAGCCTCGTGGATGCAGGCGCGGACAGCCCGGTTGAACTGGGGGTCAAATTCCGCTCCGATGTGAAGGGATACATCACCGGCATTCGTTTCTACAAGGCTGCTACCAACACCGGTACCCATGTCGCCAACCTGTGGAATGCCAGCGGTAAGCTGCTTGCTTCGGCAACTTTCAAAGGGGAAACCGCTTCCGGCTGGCAGCAGGTGAATTTCGCCACCCCGGTGGCAATTGCCGCCAACACCGTGTACGTGGCCTCCTACCACTCCAATACCGGCCACTACAGTTACGACAAGAACTATTTCACCGGAAAGGGAGTTGACAGCCCTCCGCTGCACGCCCTGGCAAGCGGCGTCTCCGGTTCCAACGGCGTGTACGCGTACGGTTCCGGCAGCAATTTCCCCAAATACAGCTACGTGGACACCAACTACTGGGTGGATGTGGTCTTCAAGCAGTAG
- a CDS encoding glycosyltransferase family 4 protein: MTFSLLKELKNYQDLSLSVVLLNEGTLANKLREQGLKVHVIDEKHHRFWDIARKARRILGASPPDIIHSHRYKENMLAALTSLSQGGAELLATQHGLPECLQEASLATRLITSANFHLLSHRFAKTVAVSHDIRKVLIQRQSFSADKVEVIHNGIDIPAPRMPASGSGPMVIGSSGRLAPVKDYPLMIEIAGALTSINRNGFRFELAGEGPERPVLEALIERHGLQERFFLKGHLDDMEGFHHGIDLYIVTSLHEGIPMSVLEAMAQGLPVVAPAVGGLLEIIDDGREGFLIEGRNPADYAQKCLLLRDNHELRRRMSQAAREKAERAFSARIMAERYYRLYRRIASCPI, from the coding sequence ATGACCTTCAGCCTGCTGAAAGAGCTGAAAAACTATCAGGACCTGTCCCTCTCGGTCGTGCTCCTCAACGAGGGGACGCTGGCCAACAAACTGAGGGAGCAGGGGTTGAAAGTGCATGTCATCGACGAAAAACATCATCGTTTCTGGGATATCGCGCGGAAGGCACGCAGGATACTGGGGGCATCCCCCCCTGACATCATCCACTCGCATCGCTACAAGGAAAACATGCTGGCGGCCCTGACAAGCCTTTCACAAGGGGGAGCGGAGCTGCTGGCGACACAGCACGGGCTGCCGGAATGCCTGCAGGAAGCCTCCCTTGCCACGCGCCTGATCACGAGCGCCAATTTTCACCTGCTGTCGCACCGATTTGCGAAAACGGTGGCGGTATCCCACGACATCCGCAAGGTCCTGATACAACGACAGTCATTCAGTGCGGACAAGGTGGAGGTGATCCACAACGGCATAGACATACCGGCCCCGCGGATGCCGGCGAGCGGCTCGGGCCCCATGGTGATCGGATCTTCAGGGCGCCTGGCACCGGTCAAGGATTACCCCCTGATGATCGAGATTGCCGGAGCACTCACCTCCATCAACCGAAACGGGTTCCGCTTCGAACTGGCCGGCGAAGGACCGGAGCGGCCGGTACTCGAAGCCCTGATAGAGCGGCACGGGCTGCAGGAAAGATTTTTTCTGAAAGGGCATCTGGACGATATGGAAGGTTTCCATCATGGGATAGACCTGTACATCGTGACCTCCCTCCACGAGGGGATACCGATGTCGGTCCTGGAAGCCATGGCGCAGGGGCTGCCGGTGGTGGCCCCCGCTGTCGGGGGACTTCTCGAAATCATCGACGACGGCAGGGAAGGTTTTCTGATCGAAGGGCGCAATCCTGCCGATTACGCGCAGAAATGCCTGCTACTGCGCGACAACCACGAACTGCGGCGCAGAATGTCGCAAGCCGCCAGAGAAAAAGCCGAGCGGGCATTTTCCGCCCGCATCATGGCTGAACGGTACTACCGGCTCTACCGCCGGATCGCATCGTGTCCGATATAA
- a CDS encoding heparin lyase I family protein — protein sequence MKVRTKLLFSISTLMLGWASIGNAGTLFQENFEDGSFSARGWYDNTAPKLSSVEHAANSTKSLEFHFAKGAVTPDNAAATMRKKFTESDSVYVSYYIKHSAGWVGSGVAYHPHQFYLLTNLEGDWSGLIPSHMTAYIEENGGNSVLAIQDSVNVNLSNVGKDLTATTENRAVAGCNGDSDGYGNGDCYASGSGYANGKQWKSGTALFSNTTGTYYKGDWHLVETYFKLNSIVNGKGVKDGILQQWYDGRLVMNYTDVVFRTAQNPNMKFNQFLIGPYIGVGSPVDQTFWIDNLVVATAPPVKISAPQNLRVISQ from the coding sequence ATGAAGGTCAGAACCAAGTTGTTATTTTCGATTTCAACGCTGATGCTGGGGTGGGCAAGCATCGGTAATGCGGGCACACTGTTTCAGGAGAATTTCGAGGATGGCAGCTTCAGTGCCAGGGGCTGGTACGACAATACAGCTCCGAAGCTCTCCAGCGTCGAACATGCCGCCAACAGCACCAAGTCCCTGGAATTCCATTTTGCAAAGGGCGCAGTGACCCCTGATAACGCCGCAGCGACCATGCGGAAAAAGTTTACTGAAAGCGATTCGGTGTATGTCAGCTATTACATCAAGCACAGTGCAGGCTGGGTCGGTTCCGGGGTTGCCTACCACCCCCATCAGTTTTACCTGCTGACAAATCTCGAAGGGGACTGGTCGGGTCTTATTCCTTCACACATGACCGCTTACATTGAGGAGAACGGCGGGAATTCAGTGCTGGCGATTCAAGATAGTGTCAACGTCAACCTCTCGAATGTAGGTAAAGATCTGACCGCAACCACAGAAAATCGGGCCGTGGCCGGATGCAATGGGGACAGCGACGGGTACGGAAACGGCGATTGCTACGCCAGCGGTAGCGGTTACGCCAACGGCAAACAGTGGAAGTCAGGAACAGCACTTTTTTCCAACACCACCGGCACGTATTACAAAGGCGACTGGCATCTGGTGGAAACCTACTTCAAGCTGAACAGCATCGTCAACGGCAAAGGTGTCAAGGATGGTATTCTGCAGCAATGGTATGATGGACGGCTGGTTATGAATTATACCGATGTCGTTTTCCGTACCGCACAGAATCCTAACATGAAGTTCAACCAGTTTCTGATCGGACCCTATATCGGCGTTGGATCTCCAGTTGATCAGACCTTCTGGATAGACAACCTCGTGGTGGCGACAGCCCCTCCGGTCAAGATTTCTGCTCCGCAGAATTTGAGAGTCATCAGTCAGTAG
- a CDS encoding ATP-grasp domain-containing protein, whose protein sequence is MNVLVTDGEARSALAVTRSLGRKGHTIFVSGQEGTCISACSRFCRAAYRVPDPMENGAAYAAAIADIVRRERIELVFPVTEQSVYILNRTRSALGNTAKLACAPPEKMAAVSNKYTLFQTAERLGVAMPTTLYVEGREDFHRQRRRIADFPVVVKPAYSKVVEGENIISSGVMYAADQQQLARLYESRPILRYPSLIQEVITGEGTGLFTLFDVDRHLALFSHRRLLEKPPTGGVSVLSESIPLDGEMIEAARRLLAEVAWPGVAMVEFKRDVRDGTAKLMEINGRFWGSLQLAVSSGIDFPALCLDYYRGIMPPAPCHGYRIGHRLKWTFGLLDHLLIRLKSGRRLKALLPPGSPGIIEVARELFRAGTSDTSLDVYDPQDPRPFAAEARAYVAALLGLAHR, encoded by the coding sequence ATGAATGTTCTTGTTACCGATGGCGAAGCCAGATCCGCTCTCGCCGTAACCCGCTCCCTCGGCAGAAAGGGACACACAATCTTCGTGTCAGGACAGGAGGGGACCTGTATCTCCGCCTGTTCGAGATTCTGTCGGGCAGCCTATCGGGTCCCTGACCCGATGGAAAATGGTGCCGCCTATGCTGCAGCGATTGCCGATATTGTACGAAGGGAGCGGATCGAACTGGTATTTCCGGTGACAGAACAATCGGTATATATACTCAACCGGACGAGGAGCGCTCTTGGAAATACCGCGAAACTTGCCTGTGCTCCACCCGAAAAGATGGCGGCGGTATCGAACAAGTACACCCTGTTTCAGACGGCAGAGCGCCTGGGAGTTGCCATGCCGACCACTCTTTATGTGGAAGGGCGTGAGGATTTCCACCGCCAGAGGCGACGGATCGCCGATTTTCCAGTTGTGGTGAAGCCGGCCTATTCAAAAGTGGTGGAAGGGGAGAACATCATCTCCTCCGGGGTAATGTATGCCGCTGATCAGCAACAGCTGGCGCGGCTGTACGAGAGCAGACCCATTCTCAGGTATCCTTCCCTGATTCAGGAAGTGATCACCGGTGAAGGTACCGGGCTGTTTACGCTTTTCGACGTTGATCGTCATCTTGCCCTCTTTTCCCATCGCCGTCTGTTGGAAAAACCTCCCACAGGTGGGGTCAGCGTCCTCTCGGAAAGCATACCGCTGGATGGTGAGATGATTGAGGCGGCTCGCAGGCTTCTTGCGGAGGTCGCCTGGCCGGGAGTGGCCATGGTTGAGTTCAAACGTGATGTCAGAGATGGGACGGCAAAACTTATGGAAATCAACGGCAGATTCTGGGGGTCCTTGCAGTTGGCGGTTTCCTCAGGCATCGATTTCCCCGCTCTCTGTCTTGATTATTACCGGGGTATCATGCCCCCCGCCCCCTGCCATGGATACCGGATCGGACACCGCTTGAAATGGACCTTCGGGCTGCTGGATCACCTGCTCATACGCCTGAAATCAGGCCGCCGTCTGAAGGCTTTATTGCCCCCCGGATCCCCCGGCATTATTGAGGTGGCACGGGAACTGTTCAGGGCAGGGACATCCGACACATCGCTCGACGTCTACGACCCGCAGGACCCACGTCCATTTGCCGCAGAAGCCCGGGCGTACGTCGCAGCGTTGCTGGGGTTGGCACACAGGTAA
- a CDS encoding glycosyltransferase family 2 protein: MELVFAVSLLLIVHAYFGYPLSLKVLGRVRPKPVIRRYCQPPVTLIIAACNEERRIGEKLENTLALDYPREKLQVIVTSDGSSDGTNAIVRGYAAQGIGLHVCPERKGKENAQKEALEKATGEIVVFSDVSTMLDPQGISEIVANFADPSVGCVSSVDRVIGRDGKPCGEGFYVRYEMWLRKLESRANSLVGLSGSFFAARREVCRGFSGDMQSDFRMVLASNRMGLRGVSDPAAVGYYRDISDGRREFDRKVRTVLRGLTVMFHNLEFLNLFRYGLFSYQYFCHKLLRWLVPLFLATALTANAALSLKSTGYAALLAVHCGFYGIAAVGWWANSLPRGVVLKVPLYFVTVNAAIAVAWWRFISGKRMVMWSPSQR; the protein is encoded by the coding sequence ATGGAGCTGGTTTTTGCCGTATCCCTGCTGCTGATCGTCCACGCTTACTTCGGCTATCCTCTCAGCCTGAAAGTGCTGGGGCGCGTACGTCCCAAACCGGTAATCAGGCGCTACTGCCAGCCTCCGGTTACCCTGATCATCGCCGCCTGCAACGAAGAGCGCAGGATCGGAGAAAAGCTTGAAAACACGCTTGCGCTGGACTATCCCCGCGAAAAGCTGCAGGTGATCGTCACCTCCGACGGTTCGAGCGACGGCACCAATGCCATCGTGCGGGGATATGCCGCACAAGGCATTGGGCTGCATGTCTGTCCGGAACGCAAGGGGAAGGAAAACGCACAGAAGGAGGCGCTCGAAAAGGCGACAGGGGAGATCGTCGTCTTCTCTGATGTTTCTACGATGCTGGATCCGCAGGGCATCAGCGAAATCGTGGCCAATTTCGCCGACCCCAGCGTGGGATGCGTGAGCAGTGTCGACCGGGTGATCGGCCGCGATGGCAAGCCCTGCGGAGAAGGCTTTTACGTCAGATACGAAATGTGGCTGCGGAAGCTCGAATCCCGGGCAAATTCCCTGGTCGGATTGAGCGGCTCGTTCTTTGCCGCGCGCAGGGAGGTCTGCCGCGGGTTTTCCGGCGATATGCAGAGCGATTTCAGGATGGTGCTGGCCAGCAACCGGATGGGACTGAGGGGGGTCAGCGATCCCGCAGCCGTGGGCTATTACCGCGACATTTCCGACGGGCGGCGCGAATTCGACCGCAAGGTGCGCACCGTGTTGAGGGGCTTGACCGTCATGTTCCACAACCTGGAATTCCTGAACCTGTTCCGCTACGGCCTGTTCTCCTACCAGTATTTCTGCCATAAGCTGCTGCGCTGGCTGGTGCCGCTGTTTCTTGCGACGGCACTGACAGCCAATGCCGCCCTGAGCCTGAAATCGACCGGGTATGCGGCGCTTCTGGCGGTTCACTGCGGATTTTACGGCATAGCCGCTGTCGGATGGTGGGCGAACTCACTGCCCCGGGGAGTCGTACTGAAGGTCCCGCTGTATTTCGTTACGGTCAACGCCGCCATTGCCGTGGCATGGTGGCGCTTCATCTCCGGGAAGCGGATGGTGATGTGGTCCCCCTCGCAGCGGTAG
- a CDS encoding nucleotidyltransferase family protein translates to MKIMLPVAGKGTRLRPHTHTKAKSLVHVAGKTVLEHIISRLTSLNATEFIFITDENGTQISEFMERKFPDLPCRYIIQKEQQGPAHAVSLAEEHIEPGEGLLIVFNDTIFEADLSRMEQLCADCDGLIYSKEVDDYRRFGVNVIRDGFIADMVEKPDKPVSKLAQVGLYYLKDGAGFMRYLGETIRAMEMVKGEFYLPAVFMRMIKGGCRFRAPEIDAWLDCGKPETLLETNSYLLLGRHHVHGSATDSVLIEPVHIEKGAQVIGCILGPNVSVAAGSVIEASIVRNSIINSESRVKNMIIQDSILGEAVHLISSARRMNIGDHSLIEMQGK, encoded by the coding sequence ATGAAAATCATGCTGCCGGTTGCCGGAAAAGGAACACGACTGCGCCCCCATACCCATACCAAGGCCAAATCGCTGGTACATGTGGCCGGAAAAACGGTCCTGGAGCATATCATCAGCCGGCTGACCAGCCTGAATGCCACGGAATTCATCTTTATCACCGACGAAAATGGCACTCAGATCAGCGAATTCATGGAAAGAAAATTTCCGGATCTCCCCTGCCGGTATATTATTCAGAAGGAACAGCAGGGGCCCGCCCATGCGGTGTCCCTGGCTGAAGAGCACATCGAGCCGGGCGAGGGGCTGCTGATCGTCTTCAACGACACCATTTTCGAGGCGGATCTGAGTCGGATGGAGCAACTCTGCGCCGACTGCGACGGACTGATCTATTCCAAGGAGGTCGACGATTACCGCCGCTTCGGCGTCAATGTGATCAGGGACGGTTTCATTGCCGACATGGTGGAAAAACCGGACAAGCCGGTGTCGAAACTGGCCCAGGTCGGACTGTACTACCTGAAGGACGGCGCTGGCTTCATGCGCTATCTTGGCGAAACAATCCGGGCCATGGAAATGGTCAAGGGGGAGTTCTACCTGCCGGCGGTCTTCATGCGGATGATCAAGGGAGGGTGCAGGTTCAGGGCACCGGAAATCGATGCCTGGCTGGACTGCGGCAAGCCGGAGACCCTGCTGGAGACCAACAGCTACCTGCTTCTGGGGCGCCACCATGTCCATGGCTCTGCCACGGATTCGGTGCTGATAGAGCCGGTGCATATCGAGAAGGGGGCCCAGGTGATCGGCTGCATACTGGGGCCGAATGTTTCAGTGGCGGCCGGGAGCGTAATAGAGGCCAGCATCGTGCGCAACTCGATCATCAACAGCGAGAGCCGCGTTAAAAACATGATTATCCAGGATTCGATCCTGGGAGAAGCGGTACATCTGATCAGCTCCGCCCGCCGCATGAACATCGGGGATCATTCCCTGATCGAGATGCAGGGGAAGTAA
- a CDS encoding glycosyltransferase family 2 protein gives MGRPELSFIIPTLNEEVHIGGVLDAIRTQVGQRLRYEVVVVDNGSCDQTMPIARSKGALCLAAPGCTISALRNLGAARAEADILVFLDADVYLGKGWGERIVEVLARLQNAPEIVTGSLYGISEENNWIERIWFAPRTTRTEVGYINGGHLILHRQLFLQSGGFDTAWETGEDCEFCARLRRQGARILNDPELQVVHAGYPKTLRGFFARERWHGRGDCRSFARLASSKPALVSLANLCMVVACLVGPITRLLPWFIFPSAYVVFLAGVSLAASVHRLRAPGTSGFVATIFLYMVYFTARSVSLADIALQSLRQKYVASIN, from the coding sequence ATGGGCCGGCCTGAACTCAGCTTCATCATCCCTACGCTCAATGAAGAGGTGCATATTGGCGGGGTTCTTGATGCCATACGTACACAGGTCGGGCAACGCTTACGGTATGAGGTCGTCGTGGTAGACAACGGTTCCTGCGACCAGACCATGCCAATCGCCCGCAGCAAGGGAGCGTTGTGCCTGGCTGCGCCGGGATGCACCATTTCGGCTTTGAGGAATCTGGGGGCGGCTCGGGCTGAAGCGGATATTCTGGTATTCCTGGATGCGGACGTATATCTGGGCAAGGGGTGGGGGGAGCGAATCGTGGAGGTGCTGGCGCGACTCCAGAACGCCCCGGAGATCGTCACCGGCTCGTTGTACGGGATTAGTGAAGAGAATAATTGGATCGAGCGGATCTGGTTCGCGCCCCGTACTACCCGCACTGAGGTAGGTTACATAAACGGAGGCCACCTCATTCTCCACCGACAACTGTTCCTGCAAAGCGGGGGATTCGACACGGCCTGGGAGACGGGAGAAGACTGCGAGTTTTGTGCCCGGTTACGGCGCCAGGGGGCGCGGATACTGAACGATCCGGAACTGCAGGTTGTGCACGCCGGCTATCCCAAAACTCTTCGGGGATTTTTTGCACGGGAACGATGGCATGGGCGTGGGGATTGTCGATCATTTGCCAGGCTCGCCTCTTCAAAACCGGCGCTGGTGAGTCTCGCCAATTTATGCATGGTCGTGGCTTGTTTGGTTGGTCCGATCACTCGGCTGTTGCCGTGGTTCATTTTTCCATCGGCATATGTGGTGTTTCTGGCGGGGGTTTCACTGGCAGCCTCGGTGCATCGACTTCGCGCGCCCGGCACTTCGGGATTCGTGGCCACCATTTTTCTGTACATGGTTTATTTTACCGCCCGTTCCGTCTCGTTGGCGGATATTGCATTGCAGTCACTGCGACAGAAGTACGTGGCCTCCATCAATTGA
- a CDS encoding glycosyltransferase family 4 protein — protein sequence MATIHLVCQEDSSSGLPIYLRDALADRGYRMEIIDAKKKIWPKVRLLLESFHPDRKTWSHRRSMLGTYSVAGWHRTTRLNGRLLDRVCTSEDKILQIGGLYAPHPRAERMEYYLFFTYTMKLAFQDGYSRWVPEHGQRKGFVELEQRLYAEAAHIFVSADFVRRHLIADYGIPAGRITVVGMGLDDFFINNMRQQLPAAPTKRCLFVGYTFELKGGPDALKGFAIARKQMPELELIIVGPNHTPEMEMEGVRYMGAVTDRKALLEQYRSADLFLLPSRCDSFGFVFLEAMTQGLACIGTRLNAMPEIIGDGEAGYLVEPGDHEGIAEAILDFYRRPETRMEMGRRARERVLDRFTWPRVVGAIDAVMFG from the coding sequence ATGGCTACAATACACCTGGTGTGCCAGGAGGATTCCTCATCCGGCCTGCCGATCTATCTGCGCGATGCTCTGGCGGATCGTGGTTACCGCATGGAGATTATTGATGCCAAGAAAAAAATCTGGCCGAAAGTGCGTCTTCTACTCGAATCGTTTCATCCCGATCGTAAAACTTGGTCACACCGGCGCTCCATGTTGGGAACATACTCGGTCGCCGGCTGGCACCGCACCACCCGGCTGAATGGTCGTCTTCTCGATCGTGTCTGCACGTCTGAAGACAAGATCCTTCAGATCGGGGGGCTCTATGCACCGCATCCCCGGGCTGAACGGATGGAGTACTATCTTTTCTTCACCTATACAATGAAACTCGCCTTTCAGGACGGTTACTCCCGCTGGGTTCCGGAACATGGGCAGCGTAAGGGGTTCGTGGAACTCGAGCAACGACTTTATGCCGAGGCAGCCCATATCTTCGTCTCAGCGGACTTCGTGCGCCGACATCTGATTGCCGACTACGGCATTCCAGCCGGGCGCATCACCGTGGTGGGAATGGGGCTGGACGACTTCTTCATCAACAACATGCGACAGCAACTTCCCGCTGCACCCACTAAAAGATGTCTGTTTGTCGGGTACACCTTTGAACTGAAGGGGGGACCGGATGCGCTGAAGGGCTTTGCAATCGCCCGGAAACAGATGCCGGAACTCGAACTGATTATCGTGGGGCCCAACCATACCCCTGAGATGGAAATGGAGGGGGTCCGCTATATGGGGGCGGTGACAGACCGTAAGGCTTTGCTGGAGCAGTACCGGAGTGCCGACCTTTTCCTCCTGCCATCACGTTGCGACTCCTTCGGTTTCGTATTCCTGGAGGCGATGACGCAGGGATTGGCCTGTATCGGCACCAGGCTTAATGCCATGCCCGAGATCATCGGCGATGGAGAAGCCGGCTACCTGGTCGAGCCGGGAGACCATGAGGGAATAGCAGAAGCGATTCTCGACTTCTATCGTCGACCCGAGACGAGGATGGAAATGGGAAGGCGCGCCAGAGAGCGCGTGCTGGACCGATTTACCTGGCCTCGGGTGGTTGGGGCGATTGATGCGGTAATGTTCGGCTGA
- a CDS encoding heparin lyase I family protein, with product MKAVSKKLIITFQIASMLGICAANQAFAWTKTVNFDNGTVGAVANGSGNFDYAGTKTTISTDQAANGTKSAKLSWNKGDSGWNTAHGEIQFPSPVKNGGEVWIRGYYYFAQPWSFVSNVGDYSCVKIMRLATDVGGWHSIFSVYSPNISASNEMEQVQVDTGVPFIIGAWQSLEIYLKLSPTNGIFRIWQNGKLVFEDLNHKTITSTNGYVSMASVMSVWNNNVGQSQTQYVDDFVITTDRPSQVDSKGNPMIGPNTATKAPLQAPTGLRVIAQ from the coding sequence ATGAAAGCTGTAAGCAAAAAGTTGATAATTACCTTTCAAATTGCATCGATGCTCGGCATTTGTGCCGCAAACCAGGCCTTTGCTTGGACCAAGACGGTAAATTTCGATAACGGAACAGTGGGGGCTGTCGCCAATGGCAGTGGCAACTTTGACTACGCCGGTACCAAGACCACCATTTCCACCGACCAGGCGGCCAACGGCACAAAATCCGCCAAGCTGAGCTGGAATAAAGGAGATTCGGGCTGGAACACGGCGCATGGCGAGATTCAGTTTCCGTCACCGGTAAAAAACGGTGGAGAGGTGTGGATCAGAGGCTATTACTACTTCGCCCAGCCCTGGAGCTTCGTTTCCAACGTCGGCGATTACAGCTGTGTGAAGATCATGCGACTGGCCACTGATGTTGGGGGATGGCATTCCATTTTTTCAGTGTACAGCCCTAATATCTCAGCTTCCAACGAAATGGAACAGGTTCAGGTCGATACTGGCGTGCCCTTTATCATCGGCGCATGGCAGAGCCTGGAGATATATCTGAAGTTGTCTCCCACCAATGGGATCTTTAGAATCTGGCAAAACGGAAAACTGGTTTTCGAGGACCTCAACCACAAGACTATCACCAGCACAAACGGCTACGTATCAATGGCATCGGTCATGTCCGTATGGAACAATAACGTGGGACAATCGCAAACCCAGTATGTGGACGATTTCGTCATCACGACCGACCGTCCGTCCCAAGTGGACAGCAAAGGTAACCCGATGATCGGCCCGAACACCGCCACCAAGGCACCGCTGCAGGCCCCTACCGGCCTGCGCGTTATCGCGCAGTAA